In Rosa rugosa chromosome 4, drRosRugo1.1, whole genome shotgun sequence, the genomic stretch GTGAGTGATGCTCGTCCAATCAGTCATCTTTTCTTTGCTGATGATTCTtttatgggctaaatactagttagtaccctgtggtttaggtccaaaatcatttcaatccctggacttctaatttcatcaaaaacacccctgcactttcaattttgatctaataggtccaattcgttaatattctttcaaatagttggattatttgttgaaaaactatttatttttaatagtaggactcactcctaaattgacaatgtagaccacctcgacaccacatcataaaacatagaccatatatgatccacattaacaagttaaataactcaattgtcggaaaactaacaaattggacctattagatcaaaattgaaagtgcaggggtgtttttgatgaaattagaagttcagggactgaattgattttagacctaaaccacagggtagtaatttgtatttagcccttcttTTATCTTCATGAAAGCTGAAAGTGAGGAATGTATCAATTTGAAGAATATCTTGTAAAGTTATGAGGAAGCTTCGGGTCAACAGGTAAACTTCCAAAAAAGTTGCATATCCTTCTCTAAGAATGTCAATCTTGATTTCCAAGAAGAGTTAGCTGTGGTTCTTGGTGTGGAAAGGGTGGACAAGCATGATAAGTACCTAGGCCTTCCAACAGAAGTAAGTTATTCCAAGAAGGAGGCTTTTCAATTTATTGCAGAGAAGACTAGAAACAAAATGAAAGATTGGAAAGATAAAATGCTGAGTACGGCAGGAATGGAAGTGATGATCAAGTCGGTGGTTCAGTCAGTGCCTACCTATGTAATGAGCTATTTTAAATTGCCCAAACATCTTTGTCAGGAAATGCATCGGTGCATGGCGGAATTCTAGTGGGGTGATTCTGAGAAGGGTCGCAAGATTCATTGGCTAACCTGGGATAAGTTATGTACCCCAAAGGAGGAAGGTGGTCTGGGATTTCGTAACATGGAGCTGTTCAACCAAGCTCTACTAGCAAAACAAGGTTGGAGATTGCTAAGATATCCTGATTCATTGCTGGCCAAGACATTGAAGGCAAAATACTTTCAGGATGGTGACTTCCTGAATGCTAGGGTTAGCCCGGGTGATTTGTATACATGGAGGAGCCTGATAAAGGGTAATGAGCTTTTGCAAAAGGGTGCTCGATTCCAAGTGGGGAATGGCTCCAGCATTTCAATGTGGTATGATCCCTGGTTACCCAGGCCCCATACATTCAAACCATACAACATGGTGATGGAAGGCTTAGAAGAGCTGAAAGTTTCTGATTTGATTGACCTTGAGTCCTGAGAATGGGTGATTGAGTGGTTGGATGAGATATTTACAGAGGAGGAAGTGAAGCTAATTTGTAAAATCCCGTTAAGCTTGAGAAACCCGGAAGATCGGCTAATTTGGCATTATGATAAGCATGGCATGTTACGGTGAAGAGTGGGTACCATGTAGCTAGGAAATTTTTGGCCCCAAGCTCCACAGCTCAGTCCCATGATGAGATAAGGAAGTTATGGAGGGCGGTTTGGCATGCAAGGGTTCAACCAAAAATTCGAGCTTTTGTGTGGCGCTTGCTGAAGAACATACTCCCAACCAAAGATGCTTTGCGTAGAAGAATTGGCATGGAGGAGCAGGTATGTGTTTTTTGTCATTGTGATATTGAGAATGACCTACATGTGTTTAAGCATTGCAACATAGTTGCATGCATGTGGCTCTACAACCCAATTGGGCTACGTGCTAGGAGCCATGCAGCGACGTCAATGAAGGACTGGATTATGGATGTAGTTGGGACACTTAGCAAGCAACAGGTTGATATCTTTTTCATGTTATTGTGGACTATTTGGTATGAGAGAAACAGATTGGCGTGGAATGGTGGGACTTTTAATCCCATGCATGCAGTCACGTGGTTAATGCACTTGTTGGAGAATTATCAATCTTTACACCCAGCCAAGACATCAAGTAAGATGAATAGAGGGGGTGTAGCTAAATGTTTATTCCCTCTTCATGGACGACTTAAAATCAACATAGATGGAGCTTTCTGTGCTGACCGAGGAAGTGGAGGAGTGGGGGTTATTATCCGTGATGAGAAGGGCAGTTTCAAGGGTGCATGGTCGAGATTTATACCCCATATGGGTCAACATTCCATGGTGAAGCGGAGGCCTGCAGAGCAGGATTGTTGCTAGCTATTCACCAAGGGTGGAAAGAGGTTGAAATTGAAAGTGATTGTGCGGTCTTGGTTGCTGCCTTGAACCATAATGTGGAGGATAACTCGGAGGTAAGTCGAATTCTTCACGATTGTAAAGaatatttgtaatttttttgacTATTTTAGAATTCGACATATATATCATGAAGCAAATAGTGTAGCTCATAGGTTAGCTCACTTTGCTAGTTTGGATCATGTTGTGGATCTTTCTTTAGATGAGGCACCTGGATTCCTGcaggatgtactctatgagGATAATTGTAACACAACTATGCATGCTCGAGGTtcaggtattacgtccccctTGATGCGGCAAAatataattaataataatatgagcgtggggatgagcctacCAGCGTGATTGGGTTTCAAACctcttttatcaaaaaaaaaaaaaaaggtcgagCAACATAAAAGTAAACATACCCACATGTTCGTATCGACGAATGGACGCTACCGAAGCAAAGGAATGCTCTTGAGGAGGCtgaatgcgccgccacaacaCGTGAAGCCCACGCGCTGCCTGGCCGACTTCAAAACCATGAAGATCATCACCATCCAACTTAAAAGATCACAACACgatgaacaactttcataactggcACCAATGCCGATTTGATCTAGATTGAGCTAGATCAAGCCGGAAAAATCTCCACTGTTGAACTTCAAACTGTGATTTCTCGCTCCACACTTCGAATCGATCTTCAAGGCTTGCATGAATCGATCCAAGAGGAAGAGAGCTTCAAAATCTATGTAGTCTCACCCGCTGCCATGGCTGGAGGAAGAAACAAGATCCGGGTCGGCGCTGCCTTGATTTCTGCCGTCCGATCCGCCATGTAAGGTAAAGCTGAGAGCAAGCCAGTAGCTGGGAGAAGGAGAGAATGAAAATCTGAGCCGATTGGTGCCGGTTTCGCGAGTCGGGTCGGGCTTTCTAGAGAGAAAAATCCGGAAGATTTCCAAAAGAGGAAAGTATGAAAATAAAATCCAAAAAATCCTATTTAtacaaaatttccaaaaatagaaaaaacttCCGCTGACcacaacttcttcatacgatctccgatttttgcgtaccacatatccacaaactcgtatcgactagctctacgactttcgtgaaggaagtttttgcaGGAACCTAACGAATAAAAAATCAATTATTGACTCCTCGAAAATAAcacgtttcgagtaattattcatccgaaacacttttACTTCACCCACGAAACAGTTAATCGCACAACAACCCAcataataaaattcaaaaatcaCTAGAAACTTAATAATTAATTTCAGGGGCATTACAAGCGCGACACAGTCGGTTTTGTTGTTGACGTGCATTGTGCAATTGACGGCTTTGGGAGACCGGCGATCTGAGTCGCCGGAGGCCTGGGTCGAGCGCCAGAAGTCAGTAACAGTGGGAGAGAGGCTGTCTGAGTCGTAGGAGAAGATATAGTGGATATGCTTGTAATtttatactaaattttatctaaaataatttttttacttttaattgGCGTAAGTGAACACACAAATCTTACTAGAGTAAATAGGTTCATATTGGCCTAGATTTAGGCATTTGGTCAACGTCCCagataaattttttttcattttcttattttCGTTAAATTTGATGCACCTAAAACCGAAAAATGCGAGTATGCGGAGGGGGGGTGTCGCTGCGTCTTTGGCGCGGCACTGTGCTGGACTTCGGGTAAAAAAGGCCATTGCGTGCCTCCTTGTGGTCTTTCCCAGTACctcctttttaaaaaaaataaaaataaaaaaaaaagaaaaatgcgaGTATGCGACAGTGAAGGTGACAAGCCAGCTGTTGTGTTTTACTGTTTTTTACGGTGTGCCGTGCAAATCTTAGCGTCCTAcgaaacaataaaaataaaaaataattttgccTTAACGGAGACATCTACTTACAATTTTGCCTTCCCCTGTTTTgtttatatgaaaaaaaaataaaaaaaaaatactcccGTATCTTCCGGTGCTGGAGTTTGGGTTGTATCGAACTGAGGGCTCAGCTCCTCAGCCAGTTTTGAAGAGAAGATCTCTGCGGCAGCCCCTACGCACATGTTGTCTGTCTTGTTTATTCTCAACAAAAACATTCTTCAGACTCTCTTCCAAGCAAGgtacttttctttttcattcaaTTCTTGTTTCTGGGAATTGGGTTCTCTCACTAGCTAGATCCTTTGTTCATTTCATGGCACTTGAGACCTTTTGGATCTGGGTATTTGTTATTTGGTTTTGAGGATCTAGGTTGATGTTGTACGCTTCGGTTTCCTGTAGGATTTGTTGTCAAGTGCTTTGAGTTGATGTTTTTGTAAAGGGTGGGTGTCTTTTGTTATATTTTTGAGAGCTTAGTGGTTTGCTAATAGGTGGTTTGGTTATGTGAATACAAATGGAATTATTTGTGGGTTTGTTTTGAATGAATTGTAGGTGGGCTTTGGAATGCTATCAATATTCGCCGATTGATATATCGATTTGAGCTGAATCAGaactgggttttttttttttattgattttggGACTTGTGTTGTCATTTGGAATATCTTGAGGGTTTTGTGATTGGAATCTTGTGGGTTGAGACCATGCCTTCCACACATAATCATGCAGCAGGTTCTTCTTCACCTTTGACTTCATTAGGTCGCTCCATTTGGACTCGGCGAGAACAGTGTCATTCCGTTGAAGATAATCATGAGTCTAGTGCCCAGGAGTTAGAGCTTCAATCTTTTCAGAAACATGTTGCAGACCTTTTTCATGACTTGTCGGGTGTTGGTGCTGATGAGCTGCTCTCTATTGCATGGACTCAGAAGCTTTTAGATGTTTTCATCAGCTGCCTAGAGGAATTCAGAGGtatctttctgaagaacaaagAAGATATTTCTAAACCGCCCATGGACCATTGGACTGATGCATACTTAGATAGGAGTTTGAAGGCACTTGACATTTGCAATGCAGCTCGTGATGGGATTGATAAGATTCGTATGTGGCATAAGCATTTAGAGATTGTTCTGTGTGCCTTGGATTCTCGCCAGAGGCCATATTGTGAGGGCCAGTTCCGTCGAGCAAGAAAGGCTTTGATGGATTTGGCACTTGAAATGCTTGATGGGAGAGACTCTGGGTCTGCATTTTCACAGCGGAATTGGTCGTTTGGGCGTCACAACACAAGAAAGGATCGCCACCGCCGTACCTCATCAGGACATTCTCGCTCTCACTCATGGAGCATATCCGCTTCTTGGTCTGCAGCTAAGCAGCTGCAATCAATTGCAAACAACTTGGTAGCACCTCGTGGGAATGAAAATGCTGCGACCAATGGGCTTGTAGGATCTATATTCACAATGAGTTCTGTGCTCATGTTTGTTTTGTCGGCTCTTGTTGCTGCAATACCTTGTCAGGATCGAGGTCTTAATACTCAGTTTTCCATCCCTCCACAGTACTCCTGGGGTATCCCCCTAATCTCGCTTCACGAACGGATAATGGAAGAATCTAAGAAGCGAGAGCGTCAGAGTTCCAACGGATTGCTGAAGGAGATTTATCAGGTTGAGAAATGCACACGCCACATGACAGACTTTGTTGATCTGGTTCAATTCCCATTGACAGAGGAACAGAAAATGGAACTTGAACAAGTACTTGAGGAGTTAGCATCGATCTGTGAAAAGTTTAAGAATGGATTGGGTCCACTGGAACGCCAAATTCGGGATGTATTCCGCAGGATTCTGAATTGCCGAACTGAGGGTCTTGAACTTTTGAGTAAGGGAAGCAATCTGGAGTAACTTAAAATAGATGAGTTTATGAGCATGAAATGTACAAATTTGCGAATACATTTTGTCTTGCATATTTCCATCTTTTGCAAGGAGAGACAAGGACATAATAAGGTCAACAACAGTACAAAGGTTAAGCAAGCATCTTGTTATACTCTTTAATTTCCGTAAAGTGCATAGTATTTTCATTGGATCATTACTGATTAGTAAAATGATTTTACTTTGTTGGTTGTTTGTATTTTGTGGTTTCTTTTTTCTCGTCCGTTACATGTTAGTTACATCTTCAATTATGTGACAGTTCGCACATGTTATGTTTTTGGAGAGTTATGTTATTCTTTGATTTTGGTGGGTACCTGGATCTCATTGTCATGGTATGTTTCGCTTTTCACGACGTCCACTTCATAACGTCTCTCCATGTGTGTAGTTCAATCTTATCTAGTTGCATGTATGGCCCCTTGTACAGCAGTTTGATAGTTATAGCATATGGTCATAAATTCAGTCATAGTCTCTATTGCACCTGGTGGGTTATTGGTTGATGGTGGCAAATTATTCTAGAGGAATTGATCCATGAATTTGCCTTATTTTTTTAACCAGTTAACGATTGGTTGAAAGTTCCAAAGAGTATCATGTTCCATCTTTTTAATCGCGGGTCCGCATATAAGCTTTTCAGATGAAGTCGGTCAACTAACTAGCAATTTTGGTCCTGAACAAAGTTGTTTGGAAGAACGTGAATGATTGTTGCCATTGCCCCATGTTGGAGAAGTTTGAGAGAGACCGAAATCAACTAATCAAGAGTTCCCAGTTTATACAAAATGCAACCAATAAGCTATGCGTATGTATAAAACTAACGCTGAAGTTCTACATATCATTCTCAAGGCATCAAATGCTACAGAAGTTTTTGGTGTGATACATCATGCACAACTCCTCTCATAAATAGCATATAATACTAATAATATTGGTATGAATTAGTCAATCCTCTACTTCTATCAGCTTGCCGCTCAAGCAGTACAAGGGCAACCAAGCTTTCTGTAAATCAGAaggttattttcattttctacaaGACTGATTACAATCAGAAGGATCTTCACCACATGCTGTGATTGAAGTATAATCACCATTAGCTGTACCAAAATCAATTCAA encodes the following:
- the LOC133741940 gene encoding protein ROH1D-like, encoding MPSTHNHAAGSSSPLTSLGRSIWTRREQCHSVEDNHESSAQELELQSFQKHVADLFHDLSGVGADELLSIAWTQKLLDVFISCLEEFRGIFLKNKEDISKPPMDHWTDAYLDRSLKALDICNAARDGIDKIRMWHKHLEIVLCALDSRQRPYCEGQFRRARKALMDLALEMLDGRDSGSAFSQRNWSFGRHNTRKDRHRRTSSGHSRSHSWSISASWSAAKQLQSIANNLVAPRGNENAATNGLVGSIFTMSSVLMFVLSALVAAIPCQDRGLNTQFSIPPQYSWGIPLISLHERIMEESKKRERQSSNGLLKEIYQVEKCTRHMTDFVDLVQFPLTEEQKMELEQVLEELASICEKFKNGLGPLERQIRDVFRRILNCRTEGLELLSKGSNLE
- the LOC133744462 gene encoding uncharacterized protein LOC133744462, encoding MELFNQALLAKQGWRLLRYPDSLLAKTLKAKYFQDGDFLNARVSPGDLYTWRSLIKGNELLQKGARFQVGNGSSISMWYDPWLPRPHTFKPYNMVMEGLEELKSGYHVARKFLAPSSTAQSHDEIRKLWRAVWHARVQPKIRAFVWRLLKNILPTKDALRRRIGMEEQHCNIVACMWLYNPIGLRARSHAATSMKDWIMDVVGTLSKQQVDIFFMLLWTIWYERNRLAWNGGTFNPMHAVTWLMHLLENYQSLHPAKTSSKMNRGGVAKCLFPLHGRLKINIDGAFCADRGSGGVGVIIRDEKGSFKGAWSRFIPHMGQHSMVKRRPAEQDCC